CCGGCGGCCGCGCCGTCAGCGCGGGATCGTCCCGCAGCACCGTGCCCACGCCGACCAGAACGGCGTCGGACGCGGCACGCAGCCGCTGCGCGTGGGCGCGCGAATGCTCGTTGGAGATCCACCGGGAATCGCCGGTGCGAGTGGCGATGCGGCCGTCGAGGGTCATCGCCCACTTCGCGGTCACGAACGGCAGGCCCGTCGTGCGATGCTTGATGAACGCTTCGTTCAGGCGCCGGGCCTCGTCTTCGCCGACGCCGACGACCGTCTCGACGCCCGCCGCCTGCAGCCGCGCCACGCCCGCCCCCCGCACCTGCGAGTCCGGATCGATCATCGCCGCGACGACCCGCGCCACGCCGGCCGCGAGGATCGCCTCGGTGCACGGACCGGTGCGGCCGGTGTGCGCGCACGGCTCCAGGGTCGTGTAGAGCGTGGCGCCCTGCGCACGCGGCCCCGCCTCGCGGAGGGCGAAGATCTCGGCGTGCGGCTCGCCGGGCGCCGGGTGGTAGCCGCGCCCCACGACCCGGCCCTCCGCGACGACGAGGGCGCCGACCATGGGATTCGGGCTCGTCGTCCCAGCCCCGCGCCGGGCCAGCGCGAGCGCCTCGCGCATGTACGCGTCGTCACCGATGGTGCGATTGGTCTCCGGCAAAAAACAACACCCCGAGGAAGACACATCGCCCTCGGGGCGTACCACACCCGCGCACGCCAAGCCAAACAGCCTTCTTCCATCCGGACTGTACCGTCGGCTCTGGAATCACACCAGATCGTGCCGGCCGCAAGGCCGGCTCGCGGGCTGTACCGCCGATCGGGAATTGCCGGCGCGCGACGGCGCACGTTGCGCGCGGCTCACCCTGCCCCGAAGGTCCGTGGCGTCTTCTCTTCTGTTGTACTCGCCATGATAGCATGGGTGCCCGGAAGGGAGCAAGGCGGGTGCGCGGGGGAACCGCGGCACATCGCAGAATAGTGCATCTCACCATGGCGACGATACGCGTGACCGCCGGCACGCCGACCAAGCTGCGCGCGCAGGTCCGGCGGATCGGGGCGCGCCTCCGCGGCACGATGGGCGTCTACATCCGGCACCTCGCGCGGGACGAGTCGGTGACGCTCAACGCGGACCGCCCGTTCCAAATGGCCAGCGTGTTCAAGGTCCCGCTGCTTGCCGAGCTGACATCGCAGACGGCCTCGGGCGCCCGCTCCCTCGACGAGCCGGTCGTGCTCACGGACGAGATGAAGGCGCCCGGCTCGGGCGTGCTCAAGGAATTGTCGGCCGGCACCCGGCTCACGCTCCGCGATCTCGCGACGCTCATGATCATCATCAGCGACAACACCGCGACCGACTTCCTCCTCGCCCTCGTCGGGAAAGACGCGGTCAACGCCCGTCTGTCCGCCTGCGGGCTCGTCCGCACGACCGTGGCGATGAGCTGCCGGGAGCTGCTGCACGACCTCGTGGGTCTCGCCGGCGCGCCGGACACGGCCGAGACCCGCCGGCTCGCGGCGGAGCGCCTGCGGCAGCGGCAGCTGGACTGGCAGTGCCGCGCCTACCACGACGAGCAGGCGAACATGACGACCCCGCGCGAGATGGGGAGATTGCTGGAGCAGATCGTGCGGCCCGCGCTGAGCGACGGGGTGGACGGTCCGCTGCCGCGCGAGGCATGCCGGCTCGCGCTGGACATCCTGCGGCGCCAGCAGGTCCGGGACCGGCTGCCGCTGCTGCTGCCGCCGGGCGTCGAGATCGCGCACAAGACCGGCTCCGTGACGCGGGTCAGCAACGACGCGGGCGTCCTCTTCACGCCCACCGGTCCGTGCATCGTCAGCGTGTTCACGCGCGACCTGGCGGACGACCTGAAGGGCCGTCTCGCGATTGCACAGGTAGGCCGAGCCGTGTACGACGCCTACGCCGCCTAAGGTACCGCCTCCGCGCGCCGGGCTGATGGGCGCGCCGCTGTGGACGGCCGTCGCCGCCTGGGGCGTCTTCTTCATCGCCAACGCGCAGCGCATCGACGTCGTTCCGTTTTTCAACGACCTTCGCGCCGTCTACCACGTCGATTACGCCGGCGTCGGCGCGCTCCTGTCCGCCTACCTCCTTGGGTACGTCCTGGCGCAGATCCCGGCCGGGCTCGCGGCGGACAATCTGCCGACGCGGCGGGTCACACTCGCGGGCCTGCTCTGCATGACGGCCGTCTCCGCCCTGTTCGCCTTCACCGCCCACTACGCGACCGCGCTGCTGCTCCGGTTTCTCATGGGGGTGAGCGGAGCCGCGCTGTACTCCTCGACGGTCAAGCTGATGCTCGCCGCGGCGCCGAACCGCGGCGTGGCGATGGGAATTCTGCAGTCGGGCGCGGGCGCCGGCATGATCGCCGGCCTGTTCCTCATGCCGCTGCTGAGCGGGTGGGCGGGGGTGCCGGCCGCGTTCCTCGCCCTCGCGCTGACCACGGCCGCCGCCCTGGTCGCCGGCGCTGTGTGGCTGCCGGCGGGCGCGGACTGGCGGGCCGTGCGCGATCCGGCGCTGCGCCAGATCGGCCGCATCGTGGGACAGCGGACGTTCCTGTACCTCTCCGGCTGTGTGTTTCTGGCGCTGTTTAGCGCCTACGGGATCACGGCGTGGCTGCCGACGTATCTGGCGAACGTCTTCGGGTTCGGCCGCACGGCGGCCGGGGCGCTTGTGGCGGTGGTCAACGTCGCGCTGCTGGCCGCGTCCCCGTTCGCCGGCACGTTCTCCGACCGGCTGGGCGCGCGCGCCCCGGTGATCTTGACCGGGTTCGCCGTGCTGGTGGCATCGTTCGCGTTGCTCGCGGGGGTGCGCAGTCCCGCCGGCGTGGCACTCAGCACGGTGCTCGCCGGGAGCGGGCTGGCGCTCACGCTGCCGATCCTCACGACGCTAACCACCGAGATGTTCGGCATCGAGCGGGCCGGGGTCGCCGTGTCCCTGAACCTCGCCGTCGGCCAGGTCGCCTCGACGATCTCCGGGGTGCTCTTCGGGTACGTGCTCGACGCCACCGGCAGCTTCACCCTCGTGTGGCTCCTCGGCCTCGGGCTTGCGCTCGCGGGCTTCGCACCGGCGGCCGGGCTCGGGCGCGCCGAGCGCACGGCCCGCCTGCGGGCCGCGTCGCTCCCCCTGTGACGCCTCAGCGCGGCGGCGGTGCGGCGCTTTCCGCGATGTCGCCGACGGCGCCGGAGGCGATCCGGACGAGCGTCGCCGGCTCGACCGGAAAGACCGCATGCGGCGTGCCGGCCGCGGCGTAGACGATCTCGTAGCGCAGGAGCGTTTCGTCAACGTACACCGGCAGCGGGCCGCGATGGCCGACCGGCGGCACGCCCCCGATGCTGAACCCGGTCGCCTCGCGCGTCGCATCCGCCGAAGCCTTCTCGACGCGCGCCGCGCCGGCCAGACGGGCCAGTTTGGCGACGTCCACGCGGTTCGCGCCGGACACGAGCGCGAGAATCGGGCGGCCGTCCGCGACGAACACGAGGGACTTCACGATTTGCCCGACGGACGTGTCCACGGCGCGGGCGGCATCCTGCGCCGTCCGGGTGCTCTGCGCGAACCGGACGATCGCCGCGTCCACCCCCGCGGCGGTCAGCGCCGCCTGCACCCGCGCCACGGCGTCGAGCGGCGGGGAGCCGCGTTCAGGGCCCGTCACTTATGGGCGGAAAACGTGTGCTCGTAGAGAATGATCACCCAGCGTTGCTGCTCGGTCAGCGAGCCTTCCCACGGCGGCATCGCCGACCCGACGTCCTTGAACGGGCTCACCGTGCCGCCCTTGGAGAGCCGCCAGAACCAGTACCCGTCCGGCAGCTTCGTATGGATGGACGACTTGAAATCGGCGGGCTTGGGATTCAGCGAGGCGGCGGCCGGTCCGTCGCCGGCGCCGCCGGTCCCATGGCAGGGCGCGCAGTTGGCGTTGAAGAGGTCCTTGCCCTTGGCGAGATTGTCGGGCGACGGCGGCAAGGGATTCTTCATCGACGCGAACGGCGCGGGCGGCTGCGGGCGCGGGGCGTTGGGGTC
This portion of the bacterium genome encodes:
- a CDS encoding cytochrome c is translated as MSSRSLAGALLVLCAGLTGCTGRQIQAMRERPAAAPSPAVPVATAPFTGPAVVANSNYPKDPNAPRPQPPAPFASMKNPLPPSPDNLAKGKDLFNANCAPCHGTGGAGDGPAAASLNPKPADFKSSIHTKLPDGYWFWRLSKGGTVSPFKDVGSAMPPWEGSLTEQQRWVIILYEHTFSAHK
- a CDS encoding MFS transporter; amino-acid sequence: MGAPLWTAVAAWGVFFIANAQRIDVVPFFNDLRAVYHVDYAGVGALLSAYLLGYVLAQIPAGLAADNLPTRRVTLAGLLCMTAVSALFAFTAHYATALLLRFLMGVSGAALYSSTVKLMLAAAPNRGVAMGILQSGAGAGMIAGLFLMPLLSGWAGVPAAFLALALTTAAALVAGAVWLPAGADWRAVRDPALRQIGRIVGQRTFLYLSGCVFLALFSAYGITAWLPTYLANVFGFGRTAAGALVAVVNVALLAASPFAGTFSDRLGARAPVILTGFAVLVASFALLAGVRSPAGVALSTVLAGSGLALTLPILTTLTTEMFGIERAGVAVSLNLAVGQVASTISGVLFGYVLDATGSFTLVWLLGLGLALAGFAPAAGLGRAERTARLRAASLPL
- the ribD gene encoding bifunctional diaminohydroxyphosphoribosylaminopyrimidine deaminase/5-amino-6-(5-phosphoribosylamino)uracil reductase RibD, with product MREALALARRGAGTTSPNPMVGALVVAEGRVVGRGYHPAPGEPHAEIFALREAGPRAQGATLYTTLEPCAHTGRTGPCTEAILAAGVARVVAAMIDPDSQVRGAGVARLQAAGVETVVGVGEDEARRLNEAFIKHRTTGLPFVTAKWAMTLDGRIATRTGDSRWISNEHSRAHAQRLRAASDAVLVGVGTVLRDDPALTARPP
- a CDS encoding YbaK/EbsC family protein; protein product: MTGPERGSPPLDAVARVQAALTAAGVDAAIVRFAQSTRTAQDAARAVDTSVGQIVKSLVFVADGRPILALVSGANRVDVAKLARLAGAARVEKASADATREATGFSIGGVPPVGHRGPLPVYVDETLLRYEIVYAAAGTPHAVFPVEPATLVRIASGAVGDIAESAAPPPR
- a CDS encoding serine hydrolase gives rise to the protein MATIRVTAGTPTKLRAQVRRIGARLRGTMGVYIRHLARDESVTLNADRPFQMASVFKVPLLAELTSQTASGARSLDEPVVLTDEMKAPGSGVLKELSAGTRLTLRDLATLMIIISDNTATDFLLALVGKDAVNARLSACGLVRTTVAMSCRELLHDLVGLAGAPDTAETRRLAAERLRQRQLDWQCRAYHDEQANMTTPREMGRLLEQIVRPALSDGVDGPLPREACRLALDILRRQQVRDRLPLLLPPGVEIAHKTGSVTRVSNDAGVLFTPTGPCIVSVFTRDLADDLKGRLAIAQVGRAVYDAYAA